The Hippoglossus stenolepis isolate QCI-W04-F060 chromosome 3, HSTE1.2, whole genome shotgun sequence genomic sequence TGTATCGTAGTCACAAATGTTTGATTGTGGTTCCAGTTTATGTCTACATGGAGCAGCAGGTTTTCAGCATCACTGAAACAGAGGCAGTTTTCAAATGGATGAACACCTATGTTTGACACAAGtgtccatctttttatatacagtctatggattaGCAACATTGAGGAATCAGAGAAAAATCCCCTCGAACATGTTCTCCATGCACCTGAGCAGGTGAGAACTCATTTGAGCCACAGACCGCAAAAATATGTGTAATAATCAAATAACTTaaagtgttttagtttttactgcgttaaataaaagataatgtTTTACGCTTGTTCCAATTAATTTCTGGGCCTGTAGAGGCACTGGTCCCTTACGTCACACAGGAAGTATTAACCGTATCACACCATGAACCTTTGGAGCGTCCACATATAAggtattttcattttccaataaaaaaaataaagatgtgttaGGACCTAAATCTCCTACTTCACAAATGATATTATTTGGAGATCTGCTTCTTCTGTTTAATACCTGATTgatgtatgtatatatgatTTAGACAAcgcaattattttttttaagtcccTGTCTCAGCATCTCTATAAATGGAAACACTGttgaatcctctggaggagcTCTAAGAAGCTCCAGGATCATTGTGAAGGTAATTCTCCATTATGTATGAGGGTGTTAgtgaccactagatggcgcaGGACTCACTAACATCCGGTGTGATTCTCCTGGGAGGGgccagaggagaggatgagtcATCTTGCTTAGAATTCAGGCTTTAAAAAACAGAGTCTGATGCCAGTCATTCACTGTCAGCAGGTGCTGACTTACATTCATACcatctgtgtgtgatgtgtagaGATCTGAGGCTTTTCTTTAGGCTTCAGCATTCGTTCTAATTATAATCTGTGATTTAATATTCAAAGGGGATGAGTCACTCGTCTCTTTTCCATTTAAAcatgtgaacaaacacagatCAGTTATTAACCCTCTCGGGCCCCTGtacacagttttatttgattttccaTTCCTGGTAATAAGGAAATACCTTCTAACCCTGGCTGCATCACTATATTGTTGTGCGGCTTTTTCCAAATGGTTACATCTGGTTACACACACCTGGCTGGTGAAGcgtgcattgtgggtaaacaTGGTAACACGAGACGGTCGATACTGGAAAAGGGAGCGTGGGCATCAGTGCAAACCTCTCCTCTTCAATCATTCATCCAGCAGAGGAGTCACGGGGCAGTGGGTGAGGTTTCACACTGCAGCATCTGTCACAACGACGGACCAACGACCACGGACCAGAATCAACTACTTTGAACAAATAATGCTCTGCggcttttcaaatgtaaaagaaaagtagCATGTTTCACATAATATTTATGCTTGTGATAACTTAACAACATGAATGTTTTCTGGCACAAAAGCAGACAATTTCAACATACTGATGATGAAACAGTCATCATCTTTAACTAATTCAAACCTTGTTAAAGGCAACATTGAAAAGGAGATATACACCTCTTTTATAGTTGCAGGGCAGCACTTCTATACAAAGGCTTCTTCACTGTTCCATGAAGAAATGTGATTTTGAATGATCTGCATAATGACAGGTAAGTTTATGCTTATTGCGACAACTAGACAACAGATTTTTGACTTCAGGTTGTCTGAGGCCAATATATTTTGAATCCAGTTGACTGTTCTGAAGCATACACACTCATGCTCGTGCTGCTTTAGGGAGATCCTGTGGCCAACTATCCAAATAAGGCTGAAAAGCCAGCATCAACAAGTGTTGCAGAGGAAAGTAAGTCTGAGGGACGGTTGCTGTAAATATGACTCCCTGCATGAACATTTCTCGCTCCAGCGATCTGTGTGGTCTCCCGTTTCACCCTCAAGTGAACAAGGCCAAGTCATTAGTCtaaaacagaaactgaagcCAGATGGGAGCGCCACTGAATTCAATAATGAAGAGACTGACACCAGGTTGtatgcagttaaaaaaaaaagaaggcataaaacaataataaaaacaaagctaCAGTCAGtggctggttagcttagcttagcacaaagactggaaacagccaGGTCAGTTCTGTCTAACAGAGATAATCCACTCACAAGCACCTTTAAAGCTCACTTATTAACACATCGCATGTAGTATAaatgctcgaccaatcgtgggtcagtatcagctgtcaatcattgtATTACACCCCATTTGTATGGCATCAATAACGAATTAAAATCTAATTAGCggaaacaaacaccagtgtgataagaactacctaaaatgtcaaaaaccatctttgagaaaaatgtatttgtcgaCTTTCTTGGCTTTTTAGTTGTGTCGCTGttccatccattaacatggagggggcagggtttatgacctatacagtAACCAGCCACTAGACGCAGtggcttcccttttggggaGCCATCatgcgtccatctttatatacagtctatcaTCAGACACAGCAAGGCtagctgtttccagtctttatgctaagctaaccttACAGGCCTtagatttaaattaattaaaaaagacaattgTAGTAGACTATCAATGTATTCCTTTAaccttattttttaaattatctaACTGCAGGTCTGACAGATTCATTCATCAGCGTATTAATGCCATTCACTTTTTGTTGACATGTAGTTTATGAAATACAGGATCAATACATTAACAGACAACGTACAATACAGCAATAATTTAACACAAGTCTTTATACAGGATTgcatatattaaaatataagtTTGTGTCTCAACACAGAAATATACAGTAGGTAAGCTCAACATGGTAAAGACAGTATAACTGTACTGACTGTAAACACTGAACATGTAGGTTATTAATGTATGTCTGCAACTAAATCTTTGGTTTTAAGAGAAGTATGGACATTAGCATAGAGTAGATGTGTCCCTATGAGAGATATAAGGTTTCTCAGCATGTCAAGCTACATTATTTTACAATCAGTTCCATAGACGTTAAATGAAGGTGTAGAATCAcccaaattatttttttaaaagcaccAAGAGAACTGAGAGAATGAAAGTATTgttccttcaaaataaaagcactgccCATTGCTACATCCATTATCTAGGGGTGTTTCATTTTGCGTTAAGTTGATTCACTTTAGTTTTGTGACACATCTCTTGTATGTGTTCATACCAAatggaaaacaacatttgtatCGACACCATTATTAACACCTCTAAAGTTAACAATTTAAAGGCATTTTCTAATGAACTAAAATGTAGATGTGTTTGAAAAGTGCAACttctatatttacatttcagctgTGTCAGGCTGCCTGCGTGCTGGCCGTGCTACAAGCTGCTATTCCTGACTGTGTTTATGAGACttctggctggctggctggcatTTGCTGATTTGCTCTGGGTTGGGCACTAATGCCCAAAAGCATTCAGTAGATGGTACTCGCTCTCAGTTGTCTCCCCTGGGCCGCACTTCCTGCCTGGCTGCTATTATCTATCCAATATGGAAgggtgtgtgttgatgttgctGGTCTGAATGTCGCTCTCACCATAACATATTATCTTAACTGCAATAGAGtagattttatatttgaaattcCAGCCCAAACCAAAAATTGGCATTATAATGTTTTTGAACATGATTGACCCTCTTAAAAATGTTCAATCtagatcagtggttctcaacctgtGTGTCCAGGCCTCCACAAGGGATCTTGAGATAAGTGTAAGAGGCCCTGTGCCATGATTAGTGTAgtgaaatataagaaaaaaacattattatctATAAAATGATACTTATTCTTCAGACTTTTATCTTATCATTCCCTCTTTCTTGTGAAACATCGACTGGTTGTGCCTCTTCAGGCTTCTAAAAATGACTCAGGTCAGGCAATCTGAGAAGGGAAAATCACTCTGATTAGGTTAATTACAACTCGTACGTCCTGTAATTACTTGTTGCTGGCTTGTGTTACGAGGTCAGAAGCAGAACAGACTGGAAAACTCTGTACCAGAGATGCAAGGCTGAAATGTGTCGTCAGCCGCTACATTAACAGAGAACATCTTTGTTGACTTGTGGAATGTGATTTAAATGAGCTTCAGTTTATTAcgatgtttatatattttttttttactcaaaacTGTCTCTGCAGACTCTCTGAATCCACTGTCATGTCAGTTTACAAAGAAACTGCCTCTTTGTACGGTGTTCTGCACCATAGATCTCATCAATATTCAAATATGTTCCTTTGTTCAATATTTTTAAAGCGCATCTGGAATGTAGCATTATAATATTAGTGACAAAAATGGCGTAACTTCATTTTTCATGTCAATTTGTCTGTAAATAGTTAGTAGTTATGTTTATATTGACGTAAGCGAATAGATATCAGTTTCACTAATACCTACAGTGTGTATGAGGTCAATGATCAATGAGAATAACTGCCACAACAATACATATAATCTGCTGGTTTTTAAAACAGACTTGCATACAAGGTTTAAGGATTCAAAAACCCTTCAACTGGAGCACTAAAtctaaaacaatttaaaatgataaaattgCATAAGAGTAATCTTAACAGTATCATGTCCTGTAAGTGCTGACCAAACCAAACAGGAATGTAAAATGAGgaataaataatcacatttatatttataattgttTCTATATcaagcagcagcttctgtcaGACATCTTTAAAACTCCTAATATTTGTCGTGCCAAGATTCACAGTGCATAACAAAAGCTGTGTAACTTTAATTTAACGTGCAGCCTCAGGAGTTTCAGAAGTTAAACTGAGGAATAACATCAAGCATATTTTCATGCTGTGAGTAACTGGGGTTGATggctactttttttttctcaatctAGGACTTaagtgaaaactaaactaaactccTTCTTTACAACTTGCATAGCGATTCCTTGCAGGTTCAGCCAATAAAAGCAATAGTTGGAATTTTGTAAAGATCATTTGCAATGAAAAAATATGCTTCATGTTTTGTGTCTTCACAAATGCCACTATTGCGATGTCAAAATCAATTTTTGCTAAATATTGTTAGGCATTAACAGAATGCTTTGGggcattttttttacactgcaccgataatctttctttttttttaaatcaatgataCATGCTACTGAAACACTGCCGCTGACCATGAGAGACAGAGCTTTGGCTTTGTTTGGAAGATGCCAATGTTTGAATCCTGCACAGCCGTGTGGATGAAGCTGTCACACCACCATGGGGGTATCAGAGCACACGGAGCTGACCGACTCTGCGTCAgacctccttctctccctgctctcccccTGCCAATCCTCGTCCTCCTCACCTATTGGATTCAACCTCCCATTCTGCTCCAGCTGGTCCTTGATATCTGGGTAGCCCACATGTCTGTAGCTAAAGCCACCTTCAACTCGCTCTTGCCCCGTCTCCTTGTGTGCTTGAGAGACGCTGACAGTTGAAGAATGGAGGCTGTCATTGGGGTCGTTCTTCTCCAGGCCCTGACCCGGACAACAGGCGCAGCGACAGGGTGTGAGGTAGAGGTAGATTAGAACCATAACAACACTGACCAGACATGCTACGAGGGTAGTGTAGGCCGTCTTCATGTTCTCCATGCCACCAGTCATGGTGGAGTTAAACACAACTACAGTCACATACAGCGTCTCGTTGACGGAGTCACTTGTGGCATAGCAGATGTAGACCCCGGAGTCCTCTGCCCTCAGGGGCCCGATCTCGAGGTTGCCGTCAGGACGCTTCACAGCAGTATTGTTTCCTTTAGGAGACAGTGGGATGTTTCCAGGCAGTGCCCATCTCTTAGTCATGTTCTTCTTCCTGGTATCACAGTCCAGCACAAGGAACTGGTCCAGATAAGCTTCTTTGTCCAAAATTTTGGCCTCACTGCAGTTCAAATGGACCTTGTTCAGATCCAGTATggccattttctctttctgctgcccTGGTAACAAACAAGTGTGGCTGCTCCTGAAGTCAATAGCGGAGCTGAGCTCCTTGAGGTACCAGCGTGCCACCACTTCATACAGCTCACAGCTGCAGGGCAAAGAGTTGTTGTGGAAGTACAGGCCATTCGTGATCCAGGCTGGCAGGGCCTGAAGCTCGTGCAAGGGCAGGACTTTGATGCGGTTGGAGGAAACATCCAGCAGTCGGAGAGTTTCCAGCCGGCTCCGCTCCTTCACCAGCTCCAAGGGGAAGCGTGAGATCTGGTTGTGGCTCAGGTAGAGCTTCTGCAGCATGATGAGGCTCGAGAAAGCAGAGCGATCGATCTGAGAGATGCAGTTGTTGTAAAGCAGCAGCACCTCCAGGTGCTCCAGCGGCTCGAAGATGACCTCATCCAGCAGGCGGAGGCGATTGGACGAAAGGTCCAGGTACTGAACCTTTGTCACAGAGACAAACGCCTCGGAGGACAGAAAAGTGATGCCGTTGTTGTTGAGCAGCAGAGTGTGCAGCCTGCTGAGTTTGATGGAGGTCCACTCGGCACGGAGCTTGGTGATGGAGTTGAAGCTGACGTCCAGGACGGCTGTGTATTCTGGAAGAGCGATGGGGACGTAGGTCAGGTTCGTCTTGGAGCAGCTAACGATGTTGCTGGCGCACACGCAGGTCTTGTGGCAGTCCAGGGGGCTTCCCATGAACTGTGCACTGATTCTTACTGTTGGTAGCAGCAAAGCAAAAGGTAGAACCGTGATCAAGCTCCTCGTTCTCAGCACTGCCTCGGCGACGCGTAGGGAGATGCAGAGGGAGTCCCCCATCGTGTCAGGATAATAAACTGTAGGAGTGTGGACCTGCTGCACCGAGTCGTCACAGTGGAGAGCTGTGAAGCTGTGGggacatattaaaaaaacaaacataaatcatCTCTGCTATGAGGGCTATGTGAGATAATGAAGCTGCAGATTGAGATGCCTGCAGGTGCACTGCAGCAGCCTGCGGGTCACTGTTGAAAAGTTGTGGCTGCTCAGCAGAAAATACCAATATCAACCAATGAGTGTTATTAAATGAAGCCATCAAATTAATATCAAACGATAATTAACAtacatgtttgtttcagttgCCTCCTCCCATCACCTTCCTCTGtcagaatttaatttaatttaacattagTCCCAGCTGACTGAAGCGTCCCGCCCGCTGCTGCTTTACCTGTTTACTGCCGGTTTCCAAAGATCCGAACAGAGGAGCAGGgacaagggaggaggaggaagaggagggttgGTCTGGGAGCGGGGGTCTTCAGCGGCCCAGTCTCGGAGATGATCCACCACGGGACAGcgtcatcctcctcttcatcgcagcagcagtagcagcagtagcagcagatCCGCGGTGCTCACTGGTCCCTCCTGtctgtcatcctcctcctgacGAACACACACGGTGCTCGGTGACGAGGAAACCATGTGATAGATGATCTGAGGGGCGCGAGCTGCACAGCAGAGCAGGGGGTGTGTCACATCCAACACCAACCCTCTATTTACACTGTAACACTAGTGCAAAACACACATGACCATAATGTTATAAAGACTACAGCATGTGTATGATAACAGTGTATGGAATACtctataaaaataattaaaaataataataataaagactagaacataataaataattcaaaagtaaattaacaaaaatagaagtgtgtacattttaaaaacgtGTGGGTCAACATCGTCTTATGTGTATGAAGCAGTGGCGGATCTATTTGAAAagtgttccttgttcaagcacattttGTACTTTGAAAAAGCctagacaataaaaacaattcctAACAAATGGTCATATTTGTTAGTATTGTAAGTAAGTGAGTATTTACCCCTGGTATGAAATAATCTGTCTATAATGatttaataatgatgatggtaataataatagtaatagctAGTAAGGAACTCCAAGATGAAAccccctaatgaaaccacatctaagttcactagatccagatttttatttggatctgcaccaaatttcactcaaacataaatattatcccaaaaatatatgatatttattcatactgatgttgaaaaacatcctatctcacaatgttaaagaaagtggaaaataaatacttgGGTTGGCCCAGGATCCGGATCCGTGCCAAAATATACCAGGTTCTTATGCATAATTCTGCTAATTATCAAAAAATCTAATGCAGATGTaaacatatcctccttggcgaaggtaataatgagaagaagaagaagaagaagaagaagaagaagaagagaagaagaagaagaagaagaagaagaagaagaagaagacgaagaagaagaagtgtatAATCACTGTCTGTCTAAAACAAAGGGGCAGGGGGGATGGGGAAGGTGAGTGGGGGTCCTCAGGGATGGTTTAACATCTCTTTGCTCTCATGGCACATTCACAGGCGATGGCTCTTCCAGTGTTATGATGTCTTTAATGATGAAGCCCTTCCTCCTGGTCTGTGTTATTACTCTTGTGAAGGACAGGGCAAAcgctcactgtgtgtgtgtgcgtgtgtgtgtgtgcatgtgtgtgtgtgtgtgtgtgtgtgtgtgtgtgtgtgtgtgtgtgtgtgtgcgtgtgtgtgtgtgtgtgtgtgtgtgtgtgtgtgtgtgtgtgtgcgtgcgtgcgtgcatgcgtgcgtgtgtgcgtgtgtgtgagagagccgCAGCAGTCTTTAGCCTGGGACGTGATGTGAATGCAGAAGCGTGTGAGAGGCTCAATATGGGGAGTACAGTGCAGCGCTCTCAGCAAGTGGTGAACGTAAACAGCTTTGAATCCTGCTGTGAGCTGGATAACAACAGTTATAACTGAAACTAGTTATGTGGAGTCTTTACAGATGATTCCATCTCATGTTGATCTGCCCTGTTCTTAGCTTGGCAGCCATGATCACATCAGCTTGCCAGAGGACAGAAATGAGTGACAGTATAACCATGTAGCTTCATCTCACTTTCTGTGCCATGTGTAAAATCGTTCTGTGCTGGAGTGCAGGGGTGTTACTACAGATCAGTTGCCTGGGGCCCCGGGGGCTCAGAGGGGCTCCCCAAGAACTATTGACTACATTACAATTGTGTGCAGCCTCCCCCAGGTCCATTTTGTCCCCGGCCCCCTTAAGTTTCTGTGTTGTTAAAGATGCTTCCCTGTGCACCctggctcactgtcacacagtCCTGACTCCATGGAACACACAAGCCTCTGTTAATTGTATTTGTGCCACACATGATTTATGACAGGTGGAAATGTCTCCACTGGGAATTGTGCGAGGGAATGAGGGACGGCTGAGCAGGCGGGTGAGTGGGTCATGTGATCTGCAGAGCATCCAGAGAGCACAgtgttgaaaaaaatatgagaacacacccacacacacccccacacacagttAGTAGCCTGCAGCTGAGGAAGGTTGAAAAAGGGCGAAGATATAGACGTCTATACTGTATGACAGACGACCATCCAGCCGATGTAGAGCTGCACATTCAGTATCTTGTTATCACTCTGCTAGTCACAAGGTCACCTCACACGGAAACCTTCACATAAAAAAGAGACTGATTGCTATGGGCGCCAAGGTCGTAAGAGATTAGGGGACagtggggaaagaaaacaacgaGAGCGCCATGTTTAGaaggaaatgaaatgtcatCAGTGAAGGAAGCTGAATTTGGACATTAGCTGAGATTTGCACATACAATTAAAAAGATTTGAGTCGGGTCTGGTccttgtccatccatccatctatatacCATAcatcatctataccacttatcctctTGAGGTGTGCGGGAGGCTGCAGCCTattccagctgacattgggcgaagGCTGCAGAGGACGCCATTTACACTCACAGTCACATCTACGGTCAattctccaatcaacctaacccatgcatgtctttggactgtgggaggaagtcagaGTACCCAGATATAATCCATATAGGCATTGGGAGGACAAGCaaaatccacacagaaagacagggTTTTGAACCATGAACTTCTTGCTACAAGGCAAGGCTCTTTACCACCGTGCCACAGACAACATGAAAATGTGGTTTACCGTGTTTATGTGTAATTTGTTCTTGTTACAATAAAGAGCTGCTATCATGTACACCTTCAGTCTATTTACTGTGATTCACTGGAAAGGATTCATAAGTACATTGAATTATACATAAAGATTAAGTGAGAAAGTTAACGCTATAGGAAATGAATATAGCCGCTCCTCTAACTATCCGCTCACATTTCCTTTTTACACCACACTGGAAAATGATCGATGCTTTCAGAGATGTGATGAATGTGTCAAAACTTGGATGATGAtgctcaaatataaaaaaagaaaagcctaAAACCTTTTCGAAGGTCCCACTGGAGTGTGTTATTTATTGATTAGCTCATCTGCAGAGATGTAACTTGAGTAATATTATCTGCCTCCATCATCATTAATGTCCTTGCTGGATGTCTCTATGGATCCATGCTCACATCCTGCAGCAGatctgtttgtatttctttctgGACAAAGCATATgaagtttttattataatttcatcCTACTAACTGCCACTCTGGATGTTCCCTCTAGTTGAAAGTGtcattatatatatgtacttGCAGGGTCAGAATCTTTAAGATAATTAGAAATTCAGCACAGTCACTTTCCAATTAGATCAGTTACTAATGAATTACAATCTGTTTTGAGCGTTGAGACCAAGACTTTCTATGTAATGGAATCAGTATTTAGTGTTTTTAGTCGACAACGTTGAAGAACTATCTGAACTCATAATAGTTTATTTAATACCCCAATATGATTTTTACTCAGCAACGACATGCATCATGATCATTTTTGGTCCAGTGAGATATGGAGCTGTGTTGTTAGGGATGTGCATCAATCTCCActgttaaaagtgaaaatgatctcAGATGTAGTTATTACTCATTATTACAACAGTGCTGCcatgatgtgaaaacaatgGACAGTGGCTGCTTTCTTTAGTTAACAGTATCATGAAGTATATGCTGCATGTATCAACCCATAAAAAGAACAGTGTTGCCTGATAAGCCAAAGCCAGATATTCTTCAGGCCACATGCTCCATTTTTGTGGAATACACATGAACACCATTAACATGAGCACTCTATTTTATGAAGACTTATTCCCACAAACACCAGCCAGCTGATAGTAAATAGCTCACCTCCTGTTTGAGTCATGTGTgttaaaaaccaaaaccaaaaccagtTTTAAACATTCAGGTAGAAACTGGCTCAACAGTCCCTTTATATTCAatggagctgcaccaaatgtcccacactcacagatatcagtcccctgaatatgcctgattgtttttacatcaagatccataaattattctttgggaaaatagtgaaaatattgaaaaataaaacgttttgCAGTAATCGGTTGAGTTGTTTTGtataatcttgctcacaaacataaatcatacaaaccaaccaaccaacagacagacaggggtggaaacataacctcctcggcagAGGTAACAAAAGGCTTTGGGGctgacaggcacacacataCTGAGGTCTGAAAATATTGAGATACTGACTGATGCCATGTTGGTTTTGGTCGTTTCATGGAGTTAAttgacaaaaactaaaaatcacCTGCGTCATCCTTCAAATTTATTGACATTTATCACAAAGGACAAATCTGCTTTATCCTTTCTTTCATATTCTCCTTCACACATTCTCAAGAGTGagtgttgtttttctatttgcagaGTTTAGACATTTTGGAGATTTGAGTCGTGTAAACTCACCTGTCGCTGTCACCACAGCGCGTTCACAGAGCTGATTCTACTTGAGGTGCTTTCAGCTGGGAAGTATCAGTTGGCGTAGTTGATTAAAGATGGGCGCTCCTCCACTCTCTGGAGACTTACAGTTCTCTTGTGAATTATAAATGAGCTGCCGCTCTGGGGCAGTGGCAGCAGATTTGGGTAATAATATCTCAGCACACAGCTCTATAGCTCCATCAGCTAAATTAAGccagcctctgctgctgctgct encodes the following:
- the LOC118104463 gene encoding amphoterin-induced protein 1; protein product: MGDSLCISLRVAEAVLRTRSLITVLPFALLLPTVRISAQFMGSPLDCHKTCVCASNIVSCSKTNLTYVPIALPEYTAVLDVSFNSITKLRAEWTSIKLSRLHTLLLNNNGITFLSSEAFVSVTKVQYLDLSSNRLRLLDEVIFEPLEHLEVLLLYNNCISQIDRSAFSSLIMLQKLYLSHNQISRFPLELVKERSRLETLRLLDVSSNRIKVLPLHELQALPAWITNGLYFHNNSLPCSCELYEVVARWYLKELSSAIDFRSSHTCLLPGQQKEKMAILDLNKVHLNCSEAKILDKEAYLDQFLVLDCDTRKKNMTKRWALPGNIPLSPKGNNTAVKRPDGNLEIGPLRAEDSGVYICYATSDSVNETLYVTVVVFNSTMTGGMENMKTAYTTLVACLVSVVMVLIYLYLTPCRCACCPGQGLEKNDPNDSLHSSTVSVSQAHKETGQERVEGGFSYRHVGYPDIKDQLEQNGRLNPIGEEDEDWQGESRERRRSDAESVSSVCSDTPMVV